A DNA window from Paenibacillus segetis contains the following coding sequences:
- a CDS encoding GNAT family N-acetyltransferase, which translates to MKSNATNNLFTIECQDIILREYRIEDLDELFALTQQPEIIEFLPDWNAPREQRLDWLINYELEENKRFLQAVADGGNIEQLILRLGIISKETGEFIGWCCSGIKEELAPPNRELVYAISRDHRGKGYTTQAAQGIITYLFENTDVEVLNALALISNLPSNRVIQKCSFDYQSIIEIEDEDYNYYKLTKCNWQNIK; encoded by the coding sequence ATAAAGTCGAACGCAACAAACAACCTATTTACGATTGAGTGCCAAGATATTATTTTACGAGAATATAGAATTGAGGATTTGGACGAATTATTTGCTCTGACACAGCAACCTGAGATCATTGAGTTTTTACCTGATTGGAATGCACCCAGAGAACAACGGTTAGACTGGCTGATTAACTACGAATTAGAAGAAAATAAGAGATTCTTACAAGCGGTAGCTGATGGAGGTAACATAGAGCAACTCATTCTACGGTTAGGAATCATATCTAAGGAGACAGGTGAGTTTATTGGTTGGTGCTGCAGCGGAATAAAAGAGGAATTAGCGCCACCTAATCGAGAGCTTGTGTATGCCATATCAAGGGATCATCGAGGCAAAGGGTATACCACCCAAGCGGCTCAGGGAATCATTACGTATTTATTTGAGAACACCGATGTTGAGGTACTAAATGCTCTAGCTTTAATAAGTAATCTACCCTCGAATAGAGTCATCCAAAAGTGTAGCTTCGATTATCAGAGTATCATTGAAATTGAAGACGAGGATTATAATTACTACAAGCTTACGAAGTGTAATTGGCAGAACATAAAGTAG
- a CDS encoding acyltransferase family protein: protein MSNSTNQQEHRIIGADGLRAIACLAVIGHHLTQKLAMIEQETWVQKLQSFLLMGNVGVSIFFVLSGFLLALPFWRKYLNDGEFPSIRQYIMRRAARIMPGYYVAFFVCIVLTFVLALPHEYFWIRTLTGLTFTAGFHYVTFFPSEWIGPFWSISFEVFSYILMPLFMYGLFCFFRKKRSFTLALLYWLAVFLIIMGGNYLIHHWFTPNEDQRGWQFGLIGGAKYWMPNYNVIGFFGHFTVGIIASGIVSKLQMAGSRRDHLRKIGLFDLLSLGSLVISILFIWQVRNVPEFDWSLQNQPFFFPYFTILMALFLVTAPYSRWVGNLLDNRFFRYTAKVSFGLYLWHTLFITLISMYWAKDFKHMGVVQLDRWAWISLGVVVASYIVATASYYFVEKPIMDWSRHHEKPRKPRNLQEETRTA, encoded by the coding sequence GTGAGTAATTCAACTAACCAACAGGAGCATCGAATCATTGGAGCAGATGGGCTTCGGGCGATTGCTTGTCTAGCTGTCATTGGTCATCATCTAACGCAGAAACTAGCGATGATCGAACAAGAGACTTGGGTCCAAAAACTGCAATCATTTCTGCTCATGGGTAATGTTGGCGTTAGTATCTTTTTTGTATTAAGCGGATTTTTATTAGCGTTACCATTCTGGCGGAAATATCTAAACGACGGGGAATTCCCTAGTATTAGACAATACATTATGCGTAGAGCTGCGCGGATTATGCCGGGTTATTATGTTGCGTTCTTCGTTTGTATTGTCCTTACATTTGTACTTGCTCTTCCTCATGAATACTTTTGGATACGTACCTTGACTGGATTGACGTTCACGGCAGGGTTTCATTATGTAACTTTCTTCCCGTCGGAATGGATTGGACCCTTCTGGTCGATTAGCTTTGAGGTGTTCAGTTATATTCTGATGCCGCTGTTCATGTACGGATTATTTTGCTTCTTCCGCAAAAAACGTTCTTTTACCTTAGCATTATTATACTGGCTCGCGGTATTTCTGATCATTATGGGTGGCAACTACCTGATACATCACTGGTTCACGCCAAATGAAGATCAGCGAGGTTGGCAGTTTGGGCTCATCGGCGGGGCAAAATATTGGATGCCCAATTATAATGTGATTGGATTTTTTGGGCATTTCACTGTGGGAATCATTGCATCCGGTATTGTGTCTAAGCTCCAAATGGCAGGGAGTAGAAGAGATCATCTACGTAAAATAGGTCTATTCGATCTACTAAGTCTAGGTAGCTTGGTCATCTCGATCCTGTTCATTTGGCAAGTTCGTAATGTTCCAGAGTTTGATTGGAGCCTACAGAATCAGCCATTCTTTTTCCCATATTTCACGATATTGATGGCATTATTCTTAGTGACTGCCCCCTATTCCCGATGGGTAGGTAACCTTTTAGACAATAGATTTTTCCGATATACGGCGAAGGTTTCCTTTGGGCTGTACCTATGGCACACCTTATTCATAACACTAATTAGTATGTATTGGGCGAAGGACTTTAAGCATATGGGTGTCGTGCAGCTGGATCGTTGGGCGTGGATTTCGCTTGGTGTAGTTGTAGCCTCATATATTGTGGCGACGGCATCTTATTATTTCGTGGAGAAACCGATTATGGATTGGTCACGTCATCACGAGAAACCTAGGAAGCCAAGGAATCTACAGGAAGAGACGCGTACAGCTTAA
- a CDS encoding heme oxygenase has protein sequence MIIVTNRIKVKKGMGAAMAPRFTAPGPLDSTKGIVKVEVLLTQNLPDYDELSVNTYWESQEDFAAWRNSDDFAQAHKRPEPGSEGAHKESPVLGSELITYEVASTKEIAK, from the coding sequence ATGATCATCGTTACGAACAGAATTAAAGTTAAAAAAGGGATGGGTGCAGCCATGGCTCCCCGATTTACAGCACCAGGCCCTCTGGATTCTACGAAAGGGATCGTCAAAGTAGAGGTCTTGCTCACGCAGAACTTACCTGATTATGACGAACTAAGCGTCAATACGTATTGGGAATCACAAGAGGACTTCGCCGCTTGGAGAAATAGTGATGACTTTGCTCAAGCTCACAAACGTCCAGAACCCGGTTCTGAGGGAGCACATAAGGAATCACCTGTCTTGGGTAGTGAACTCATAACGTATGAAGTAGCGTCCACCAAAGAAATCGCAAAATAA
- a CDS encoding AAC(3) family N-acetyltransferase: MHTKHSLIEQLEHAEIDKKGTLLMHSSFKSIGEVEGGADTVLDALSEYMQDGLLVLPTHTWSYINAENPRFYVETSPSCIGILPELFRKRSGVVRSYHPTHSVAALGRDAASFVEGNERCDTPCHRESPWGKLLDRQATIILVGVDLRRNTFIHGIEEWLDIPGRLTDSHEELFTVLGDGTEIPVPSRRHHGLSWSEHFWKVESLLEEQGAIQRSQLGDANVWVCDTVKMTEILSDMLRKNPDLFSDNEPLA; the protein is encoded by the coding sequence ATGCATACGAAACATAGTTTGATAGAGCAACTTGAACATGCTGAGATCGACAAGAAGGGAACGCTACTTATGCATTCGTCCTTCAAAAGCATTGGAGAGGTCGAGGGGGGAGCGGATACCGTTCTGGACGCCTTGTCAGAGTATATGCAGGATGGGTTGCTTGTCCTACCCACACATACTTGGTCTTATATTAACGCGGAGAACCCTAGATTTTATGTAGAAACCTCGCCCTCGTGCATAGGCATTTTGCCTGAATTATTTCGCAAGCGTTCAGGAGTAGTACGTTCTTATCACCCAACTCACTCCGTAGCAGCTTTGGGTCGGGATGCTGCATCCTTTGTAGAAGGAAATGAACGTTGTGATACACCATGTCACCGGGAATCACCTTGGGGGAAGCTGCTTGATCGCCAAGCAACTATTATATTAGTAGGAGTAGACTTACGTAGGAATACCTTTATTCATGGCATAGAGGAGTGGTTGGACATTCCAGGCAGATTAACCGATAGTCATGAGGAGTTATTTACCGTACTTGGTGATGGTACCGAAATACCCGTGCCATCTAGACGGCATCATGGGTTATCCTGGTCGGAGCACTTTTGGAAGGTGGAATCATTGCTTGAGGAGCAAGGGGCGATCCAGAGAAGCCAACTCGGCGATGCTAATGTATGGGTATGTGACACGGTAAAGATGACGGAGATCCTGTCAGACATGCTGCGGAAGAATCCTGATTTATTTTCCGATAATGAACCTTTAGCTTAA
- a CDS encoding DUF559 domain-containing protein, which translates to MSGSFVAFEEIHNSFMQKHLANRTGERRRRLEQGHRHAESLFLRNVWWPLRGNFQDLHPEYEVLDWRGRSYFADLAWIPGYVKLIIEIKGYSTHVRDMDRHKYCNELNRETFLHAMGYNVISFAYDDVEQQPDLCITLLRMILSRYQPATPPISRAILAEKEIIRLALQLARCIRPKDVEDHFCIDHKTAVLMLKRLCEKGWLLPSPRGKGKRIVQYELTHDILQYLD; encoded by the coding sequence ATGAGTGGGAGTTTTGTAGCTTTTGAAGAGATACATAACTCGTTTATGCAGAAACATCTAGCTAATCGAACAGGGGAGCGTCGCAGAAGACTGGAGCAAGGTCACCGCCATGCTGAATCCTTATTTCTACGTAATGTTTGGTGGCCACTTCGTGGCAATTTTCAAGATCTTCATCCTGAGTACGAAGTTCTCGACTGGCGAGGTAGGTCATACTTTGCTGACTTAGCTTGGATACCGGGATATGTGAAGCTTATTATTGAAATTAAGGGATATTCTACGCATGTAAGAGATATGGACCGTCATAAATATTGCAATGAACTGAACCGTGAGACGTTCCTCCATGCCATGGGATATAACGTCATTTCCTTCGCTTATGATGATGTGGAGCAGCAACCTGATCTGTGCATCACACTACTTCGTATGATATTAAGCAGATATCAACCAGCAACTCCCCCTATATCTCGGGCAATTCTAGCTGAGAAAGAAATCATCCGACTAGCTCTCCAGTTAGCAAGATGCATTAGGCCAAAAGATGTAGAGGATCACTTCTGCATCGACCACAAAACTGCAGTCCTTATGCTGAAGAGGTTATGCGAAAAAGGATGGCTACTGCCTTCGCCGCGTGGTAAAGGTAAGCGAATCGTCCAATACGAATTAACACACGACATCCTGCAATATCTTGATTAG
- a CDS encoding M28 family peptidase — protein sequence MKKKVTFVVVIIAILIAGYVLVSKFGSGSKEEASSKEQWSTSKYLEKVDTNYSLELTKKLTTFKSNEKLGYRPSGSKAEFAAGEMLASEFKKIGLKNVTKDEIKVDGWEFEKADLTYVDKDNKSHELVLGGYQVNFVTDGPETFEVIYAGKGTKQELANLDVKGKLVLIDINQRDEWWINYPAYQASLKGAKAVLAAQQGGYGEIDPEALNAQDICGPDDAPAFSISRKDADAMIALMKETGQQTLKVTFDAKSVVEKDVKSYNIFGEIPGKDKDSIILLSAHYDAYFDGFQDDSSAIGLLAGVAKGLIDSGFQPEKTIVFVAQAAEEWGISNTRYDWSTGAYNQLFKARPEWQDKAVANINFELPAFEHTSADEIRSVYELDQFLTEFAKGVPAVEGVYKDGISVVSPLRTWSDDFSYSLGGIPSLRNDFQDSDFMKTHYHSQFDNESTYNEKAFRFHHNLYGMLVAAYDNTAVMPLDFTERFKAMKETINSDADIAAGTDPQPLLEAIDRTIATAQKVTDKVNKINADYKAALVAGDDKQAKKLLEENKEFNNKLREIYRDAQESLVKLTWEDVQIFPHEHAQNNLEAINKSLESLEKGDVKTALDNDLFLVDNNWYAYSFDRETFDFFTNQVLDQPADRLSWGHTRVVGHEDLYDVINSLQEKYDAKDPKVDSEIGALRTAAENQKSLLKTTIEQEVAAITAIEGKLQVIAE from the coding sequence TTGAAAAAAAAGGTTACATTTGTGGTGGTCATTATCGCCATACTCATCGCAGGATATGTTCTCGTATCGAAGTTTGGATCTGGATCTAAGGAGGAAGCTTCGTCTAAGGAGCAATGGAGTACCTCAAAGTATTTGGAGAAGGTAGACACGAATTATTCTTTAGAACTGACGAAGAAGCTGACGACTTTTAAATCTAACGAGAAACTAGGGTACAGACCAAGCGGTTCCAAGGCAGAGTTTGCTGCGGGTGAGATGCTTGCCAGTGAGTTTAAGAAGATTGGATTAAAGAATGTAACCAAGGATGAAATTAAGGTAGATGGCTGGGAGTTTGAAAAAGCTGATCTAACTTATGTAGATAAAGATAATAAGAGTCATGAATTAGTGCTAGGTGGATATCAGGTTAACTTTGTAACGGATGGCCCGGAGACATTCGAAGTTATTTATGCCGGGAAAGGTACAAAGCAAGAACTGGCTAACCTAGATGTAAAGGGAAAGTTAGTCTTAATTGATATCAATCAGAGGGATGAGTGGTGGATTAACTACCCTGCTTATCAAGCTTCATTAAAAGGTGCAAAAGCTGTATTGGCTGCGCAACAAGGTGGCTATGGAGAGATTGATCCAGAGGCATTGAATGCCCAGGATATATGCGGGCCTGATGATGCTCCGGCGTTCTCTATTTCCAGAAAAGATGCAGATGCCATGATCGCACTGATGAAGGAGACGGGTCAACAGACGTTGAAAGTCACCTTCGATGCGAAGTCGGTCGTTGAGAAGGATGTGAAATCCTACAATATTTTTGGCGAAATCCCGGGTAAGGATAAAGATTCCATCATTCTGCTCAGCGCGCATTATGATGCTTATTTCGATGGATTCCAAGATGACTCCTCCGCAATTGGCTTATTGGCCGGCGTTGCCAAAGGGTTGATAGACAGTGGATTTCAGCCGGAGAAGACCATTGTATTCGTTGCGCAGGCAGCTGAGGAATGGGGAATTTCCAATACTAGATACGACTGGTCAACGGGAGCGTATAATCAACTGTTCAAGGCTCGTCCGGAATGGCAGGATAAAGCGGTAGCAAATATCAACTTTGAATTGCCAGCTTTTGAGCATACCTCTGCCGATGAAATCAGATCCGTGTATGAATTAGATCAGTTCTTAACTGAATTTGCCAAAGGGGTACCTGCGGTTGAGGGCGTGTATAAAGACGGAATTAGTGTCGTTTCTCCTTTGCGTACGTGGTCAGACGACTTCTCGTACTCATTGGGTGGAATTCCTTCACTCCGTAATGATTTTCAAGATTCTGATTTCATGAAGACGCACTATCATTCCCAGTTTGATAATGAATCAACTTATAACGAGAAGGCATTCCGGTTCCATCACAATCTATACGGAATGTTAGTTGCGGCTTATGATAATACGGCAGTAATGCCGCTAGATTTCACCGAACGTTTTAAAGCAATGAAGGAAACGATCAACTCTGATGCTGATATCGCTGCTGGCACAGATCCCCAGCCTTTATTAGAAGCGATTGATCGCACGATTGCTACGGCACAGAAAGTGACAGATAAGGTTAACAAGATCAATGCTGACTATAAGGCTGCACTTGTTGCAGGCGATGATAAGCAAGCGAAAAAGTTACTTGAAGAGAATAAAGAGTTTAATAACAAGCTGCGTGAAATTTACCGTGATGCCCAAGAAAGTCTCGTTAAATTAACGTGGGAGGATGTGCAAATTTTCCCTCATGAGCACGCGCAAAATAACCTTGAAGCCATTAACAAATCGCTAGAGTCACTTGAAAAAGGCGATGTGAAAACAGCTTTGGATAATGATCTGTTCTTGGTAGACAACAACTGGTATGCCTACAGTTTCGATCGTGAAACCTTTGATTTCTTTACGAATCAAGTCTTGGATCAACCTGCAGATCGATTGAGCTGGGGACATACAAGGGTTGTTGGACATGAAGATTTATATGACGTTATCAATAGCCTTCAAGAGAAATATGATGCGAAAGACCCGAAAGTGGATTCCGAAATTGGAGCACTTCGTACAGCGGCAGAGAACCAAAAGAGTTTATTAAAAACAACGATAGAGCAAGAAGTGGCGGCTATCACAGCCATTGAAGGAAAGCTGCAAGTCATAGCGGAGTAA